Proteins from one Microtus pennsylvanicus isolate mMicPen1 chromosome 7, mMicPen1.hap1, whole genome shotgun sequence genomic window:
- the Bglap gene encoding osteocalcin, whose amino-acid sequence MTPQLVLAASPAPPAHTGGTGSGYKWYWRLKGTEQTSSTQHPRAELAGTMRTLSLLTLLALAAFCLSGPADAKPRGSESDKAFVSKQEGSKVVNRLRRNVGHGLGAPAPYPDPLEPKREVCELNPNCDELADHIGFQDAYSRFYGTTV is encoded by the exons ATGACCCCCCAATTAGTCCTGGCAGCATCCCCTGCCCCGCCTGCTCACACTGGGGGCACAGGCAGTGGATATAAGTGGTACTGGAGGCTGAAGGGCACAGAACAGACAAGTTCCACACAGCATCCTCGTGCAGAACTGGCAGGCACCATGAGGACCCTCTCTCTGCTCACTCTGCTGGCCCTGGCTGCATTCTGCCTCTCTGGTCCAGCAG ATGCAAAGCCCAGGGGCTCAGAGTCTGACAAAG CCTTCGTGTCCAAGCAGGAGGGCAGTAAGGTAGTGAACAGACTCCGGCGCAACGTGGGCCATGGACTTGG AGCCCCAGCCCCCTACCCAGACCCCTTGGAGCCCAAGAGGGAGGTGTGTGAGCTCAACCCCAATTGCGATGAACTAGCAGACCACATCGGCTTCCAGGATGCTTACAGCCGCTTCTACGGCACCACTGTTTAG